The Pseudopipra pipra isolate bDixPip1 chromosome 29, bDixPip1.hap1, whole genome shotgun sequence DNA segment GTGCCGGCGGCTGCGCGCCATGGGCGTGAAGGTGGCCCGGATCTCGGTGGTGCCCGACGAGGTGGAGGCCATCGCTAGCGAGGTGGCCGCCTTCGCTGCCCGCTTCACCTTCGTGCTCACCTCGGGCGGCATCGGCCCCACGCACGACGACGTGACCTTCGAGGCCGTGGCCAAGGCCTTCGAGGAGAATGTCGTCCCCCACCCCGAGCTGGTGGCCCTGGTGCACAAGTTCTTCGGCAGGACAGAGGCGCAGTGCCCTGAGATGAAGCTGGCCCGGGTCCCCGAGTCCGCACGCCTCAACTATGGCACGGATGGCCGCGGCAGCGCCTTCGACTACCCGCTGGTCAGCGTGCGCAACGTGTACATCTTCCCGGGCATCCCAGCACTTATGGAACGTGCCCTGGACGGCCTCGCTCACCTGTTCTGCAGTGAGCGGACCCGATTCCACTCCCGCGCCGTCTATGTGGCGGCCGATGAGCTCCTCATCGTACCCGTGCTGGACCGGGCCCATGCTGCTTTCCAGGGCCGCGTCAGCCTGGGCTCCTACCCGGACTGGGCCAGCAACTACTACCGCGTGAAGCTGACGCTGGACTCTGAGTCGGAGCAGGACCTGGAGGAGGCATATGGCTTCTTGATGAGGCAGCTGCCACCGGGTGTTGCTGTGCCACTGGTGACAGACTACGTTTCTCGGGCGGCTGCGGAAGTTTATAGCCTGGCAGAGTCAGGTACCTGTGCCTCTACACTTCTGTGCAGCCCAGGagggctggggcagtgggaaTGCTGGCCTGGGAGCGGAGCTTGCCCGTTGTGGTGTGCTGGGGGGCTCATTGGGGCGTGCTAGGGCTTTACTGGTTCTGCATTGTCCCACACAGGTGGGAGTGGGACCTGTAAGCCCAGTTAGGGCCAGCAGTGGCAGAGTCTGAGAGCACAGTGTGCAgtaacagcagcagtgctgcagttcCCCAGTGCCCTCATGATCCCTGTCCCATTGTGGCACAGACCTCTGGGTTGCACAAGCTCTCTGCTGCGGTGCCAGCAGTGGCTCCACTGTGT contains these protein-coding regions:
- the FLAD1 gene encoding FAD synthase isoform X3, which gives rise to MWGALRGGALRAAGALRAAAFRSMAVEGPARGSASTAGIIVIGDEILKGHTQDTNSFFMCRRLRAMGVKVARISVVPDEVEAIASEVAAFAARFTFVLTSGGIGPTHDDVTFEAVAKAFEENVVPHPELVALVHKFFGRTEAQCPEMKLARVPESARLNYGTDGRGSAFDYPLVSVRNVYIFPGIPALMERALDGLAHLFCSERTRFHSRAVYVAADELLIVPVLDRAHAAFQGRVSLGSYPDWASNYYRVKLTLDSESEQDLEEAYGFLMRQLPPGVAVPLVTDYVSRAAAEVYSLAESGLDLPGHLGVPAQALCSLLHSL